From Candidatus Methylomirabilis sp., the proteins below share one genomic window:
- a CDS encoding tetratricopeptide repeat protein: protein MKKRRAEARSTVTATRWSPSRLWPVLVVAAITWLVYANSLHNEFLFDDLETIVAEQTAGGSGHFGQLSSLLKGGAAYRPIRSASYAFDYALSGRDPWGYHLSNIAYHTLSAVVVFLIAQSLFKRLTPALFTAILFAIHPIQTESVTYLSGRRDVLAGFFVLLGLYLFLRYRQTGRAGYLASVLLVYPLAFFSKESGIILPLLCFGYDLISRIQAKESTPGIPTLQEIGTCAWSAVREARLFYMPLVVLGGGLAFYVLFFVRGTWVRTYYGGSLWFTGLTMARVFLHYIKLLIFPLTLNVDYSAFPVTTSWTDAEALAAVLILAALGYGVLRCLRTKPIVAIGGVWFFAALLPVSQIIPHHDMMAEHFLYTPSVGFFLMIAGLLDPLVDHPKAAPALYVAGAVVLLLLSLRTVWRNTDWRDDLTLWSQTVQVAPQTARARNNLGSAYLRRGEIARAEEEIETAVRLQPDFATAHGNLGKIAFDRDDLERAERELQTAVRLNAGEMIPHLWLGTVLVRMGRVPEAEQQFRAALAKAPYDAYAHNNLGVLFAKDGRMAEAEAAFRAALARIPDLSEAQQNLARLQRLRGSGGLTVEPVRGAVP from the coding sequence ATGAAAAAGAGAAGAGCTGAAGCGCGATCAACCGTGACGGCAACGCGATGGTCGCCTTCACGCCTGTGGCCTGTCCTTGTCGTTGCAGCGATCACCTGGCTCGTGTACGCCAACTCGCTCCACAACGAGTTTCTGTTCGATGACCTAGAAACGATTGTTGCTGAGCAGACCGCTGGAGGGTCAGGGCACTTCGGTCAGCTCTCCAGCTTGCTGAAGGGCGGGGCGGCATACCGCCCCATTCGGAGCGCCTCGTATGCCTTCGACTACGCCCTCTCCGGCCGCGACCCGTGGGGCTATCATCTGAGCAATATTGCCTATCATACCCTCTCAGCCGTTGTTGTGTTCCTGATTGCCCAGAGCCTGTTCAAGCGACTGACCCCGGCCCTCTTTACGGCGATCCTCTTTGCTATTCATCCCATTCAGACAGAGTCGGTGACATACCTATCCGGCAGGCGGGATGTGCTGGCCGGCTTTTTTGTTCTACTGGGGTTGTATCTGTTCCTCCGGTACCGACAGACCGGCCGGGCAGGATACCTCGCCTCCGTACTGCTCGTGTACCCGCTGGCGTTCTTTTCAAAAGAGAGCGGCATCATCCTGCCGCTACTCTGTTTCGGCTATGACCTGATCAGCCGGATTCAGGCCAAGGAATCGACCCCCGGTATTCCGACCCTTCAGGAGATCGGGACCTGCGCCTGGTCCGCTGTTCGTGAAGCCCGCCTATTCTACATGCCATTGGTTGTTCTAGGAGGAGGGCTGGCCTTCTACGTCCTTTTCTTCGTTCGCGGGACTTGGGTGCGGACTTATTATGGTGGGAGCCTCTGGTTCACCGGACTCACCATGGCCAGGGTCTTCCTCCATTACATCAAGCTGTTGATCTTCCCGCTCACGCTTAATGTCGACTACTCTGCGTTCCCTGTCACTACCTCCTGGACGGACGCAGAAGCACTAGCGGCTGTCCTGATCCTTGCGGCGCTCGGATATGGCGTGCTGAGATGCCTGAGGACCAAACCAATAGTCGCCATCGGTGGCGTGTGGTTTTTTGCCGCGCTGCTCCCGGTCTCACAGATCATCCCCCATCATGATATGATGGCCGAGCACTTCCTCTATACTCCATCGGTTGGATTTTTCCTGATGATTGCGGGGCTCTTAGACCCGCTGGTGGATCACCCAAAGGCCGCCCCGGCGCTCTATGTGGCTGGTGCTGTGGTTCTTCTCCTCTTGTCTCTCCGTACGGTCTGGCGGAACACTGATTGGAGGGATGACCTGACCCTCTGGAGCCAGACGGTACAGGTCGCACCACAGACGGCGAGGGCCAGGAATAATCTGGGGTCGGCGTACCTCCGTCGCGGGGAGATTGCGCGAGCTGAAGAGGAGATAGAAACAGCGGTGCGTCTCCAGCCCGATTTCGCGACCGCTCACGGCAACCTCGGCAAGATCGCTTTTGACCGGGATGACCTGGAGCGGGCAGAGCGGGAACTCCAGACGGCCGTTCGGCTGAACGCAGGCGAGATGATTCCACATCTGTGGCTTGGGACGGTCTTAGTGCGAATGGGGCGGGTACCCGAGGCGGAACAACAGTTTCGGGCGGCGCTGGCTAAAGCCCCGTATGATGCCTATGCGCACAACAATCTGGGCGTCCTATTTGCCAAGGATGGTCGGATGGCGGAGGCAGAGGCGGCATTCCGGGCGGCGCTTGCCCGGATACCCGACCTCAGCGAGGCCCAGCAGAACTTAGCGCGATTACAGCGTCTCCGGGGGAGCGGCGGGCTGACGGTTGAACCGGTAAGGGGAGCAGTGCCATGA
- a CDS encoding tetratricopeptide repeat protein, with the protein MAAAAAAIYANALGNGFVGDDYPMILRDPRIRDLKNIPSFFIPPVASTHEVIATYGYRVTIEIAHTIDYWLFGLEPWGYHATNILFHIVASTLAFLIATRLLGKLLPALFVGLLFAVHPSQTEAVAYVTGRNDELYSIFYLAGFYSFLRYREQPSRHYLIGLVSAFVLSLLSKEAGVTLPLTLLVFDSIMGLTFEDHRQGPTLRDWRQSLRASWYRFRPLYLMCFFLAGIFAYYVVAYSAASGKKEFWGGGLGPTLLTSARIHLHHMMLVLFPATLSADYSYNAFPVSSTIFDPVGLITVVAVATILYGLIRLARVSRVATFGGLWFFITLLPVSQLVPHHILMADRHLYLPSFGLFLMAGVLVDRLHEHGRARQLLYTCTAAVLLILSARTVVRNRDWRDDFTLSSKTVQTSPQSALAHVALGEILRRRGRLDQAEREFRTALGIHPSEPKAHAGMGALLAMRKQWAEAERELKMAMELNPLSDYGHLELGRLYQLQDRWTEAEAELKRAVQLWPNFDEAHLNLGLVYLNQGRLAEAEREVWTALEITPRLADAHLALGRIALQGGRTDEALAHFQTSVKLKPDNAFARNNLGVLYIQMGQIEPALEEFQAALRITPNFVEARDNLCRLYLRQGRVANAEALCPRQSH; encoded by the coding sequence GTGGCTGCCGCTGCCGCTGCCATCTACGCCAATGCGCTCGGCAACGGCTTCGTTGGCGATGACTACCCCATGATCTTACGAGACCCGCGGATCCGGGATCTCAAGAATATCCCGTCCTTTTTCATTCCCCCTGTTGCGTCGACACACGAGGTAATCGCGACGTATGGCTACCGCGTGACGATCGAGATCGCCCATACTATCGACTACTGGCTGTTCGGCCTCGAACCATGGGGATACCACGCCACCAATATCCTCTTTCACATCGTGGCCTCCACGCTCGCCTTTCTCATTGCCACCCGCCTGCTCGGAAAGTTGCTCCCGGCCCTCTTCGTGGGCCTCCTCTTTGCCGTCCATCCATCTCAAACGGAAGCCGTCGCCTATGTGACCGGCAGAAATGACGAACTCTACAGCATCTTTTATCTGGCGGGCTTTTACAGCTTTCTCCGCTACCGGGAACAGCCCAGCCGGCATTACCTGATTGGTCTCGTCTCCGCATTCGTGCTGTCCCTTCTCTCCAAGGAGGCAGGGGTCACCTTGCCGCTGACCCTGCTGGTCTTTGATAGCATCATGGGATTGACGTTCGAAGACCATCGGCAAGGCCCGACCCTGAGAGACTGGCGGCAGAGCCTCCGTGCCAGTTGGTACCGGTTCCGGCCTCTCTACCTCATGTGCTTCTTCCTCGCGGGGATCTTTGCCTATTACGTGGTCGCCTACAGCGCCGCCAGCGGCAAGAAGGAGTTCTGGGGAGGGGGGCTGGGGCCGACTCTCCTTACCTCGGCCCGAATTCACCTGCACCACATGATGCTCGTCCTCTTCCCTGCTACGCTCAGCGCCGATTACTCCTACAATGCATTTCCCGTATCGAGCACCATCTTCGACCCTGTCGGTCTGATAACGGTCGTGGCTGTAGCGACCATCCTGTACGGGTTGATCCGGCTCGCCAGGGTCTCCCGAGTGGCCACTTTCGGCGGTCTCTGGTTCTTCATCACCCTCCTGCCTGTCTCCCAGCTCGTGCCCCATCATATCCTGATGGCGGACCGCCATCTCTACCTGCCTTCGTTCGGCTTATTCCTGATGGCAGGCGTCCTGGTTGACAGGCTACACGAACATGGGCGCGCTCGTCAGCTTCTCTACACCTGTACTGCCGCCGTGCTGTTGATCCTGTCCGCCCGGACAGTCGTCCGAAACCGCGACTGGCGGGACGATTTCACGCTCTCGAGTAAGACCGTCCAGACGTCCCCCCAATCAGCTCTAGCCCATGTCGCCCTCGGCGAAATCCTCCGCAGGCGAGGCCGACTCGACCAGGCGGAGCGGGAATTCCGAACAGCGCTTGGCATTCATCCGAGCGAGCCCAAGGCCCACGCGGGAATGGGGGCCCTGCTCGCCATGCGGAAGCAGTGGGCCGAGGCGGAGCGGGAGCTGAAAATGGCCATGGAGCTGAACCCACTCTCCGATTACGGCCATCTGGAGCTCGGACGACTCTATCAGCTCCAAGACAGGTGGACCGAGGCCGAAGCAGAGCTGAAGCGCGCAGTGCAGCTATGGCCCAACTTCGACGAGGCCCACCTGAACCTGGGATTGGTCTACCTCAACCAAGGACGGCTGGCGGAGGCAGAGCGAGAGGTGTGGACAGCCCTGGAGATTACGCCACGTCTGGCAGACGCGCACCTGGCACTGGGCCGCATAGCGCTTCAGGGTGGCCGAACGGACGAGGCCCTCGCCCACTTCCAGACCTCGGTTAAGCTGAAGCCTGACAACGCGTTCGCCCGCAACAACCTGGGTGTGCTGTACATACAAATGGGCCAGATCGAACCGGCGCTGGAGGAGTTTCAGGCCGCCCTCCGGATTACCCCGAATTTCGTCGAAGCCAGAGACAACCTTTGCCGGCTTTACTTGCGCCAAGGCCGTGTCGCCAATGCGGAAGCGCTTTGCCCCCGGCAATCGCACTGA
- a CDS encoding glycosyltransferase: MRICLIGPAYPLRGGIAHYNSQLALEFATRHDTTLISFSRQYPALLFPGRTQLDQGAPPEGLTSEALLDSMNPFTWSRVGRRIAELTPNLTVIHWWNPFFAPCIGMIGRFAKRRSRTAVAFICHNVFPHEPFPGARGLTRFALAPGDAWLVHSENDRRDLESLTLQGQTLLVPQPPGKGFGEPIDKEEAKSRLGLSGNTLLFFGLIRRYKGLPGLLQAMPRILQSLDCTLLVVGEFYEGKDHCLELIGNLGLASRVRVVDRFVPDNEVGLYFSAADLVVLPYESATQSAIVPIAYAFERPVLATRVGGLPEAIRDGETGILVEPRNSTALAEAIIRFYKEDVGSIFRRHILKQQHFSWGELAIALEAAATSHTSY; this comes from the coding sequence ATGCGAATCTGTCTGATTGGTCCGGCATACCCGTTGAGGGGGGGGATAGCCCACTATAATTCTCAACTGGCCTTGGAGTTCGCCACGCGCCATGATACCACCCTCATCTCGTTCTCGCGCCAGTACCCGGCGCTGTTGTTCCCGGGCCGGACACAGTTGGACCAAGGCGCTCCACCAGAAGGACTGACATCCGAAGCCCTCCTCGACTCGATGAACCCCTTCACCTGGAGCCGGGTCGGACGCCGGATCGCCGAACTGACTCCCAACCTCACTGTGATCCACTGGTGGAACCCATTCTTCGCACCGTGCATCGGAATGATCGGACGGTTCGCCAAAAGGAGGTCTCGCACCGCCGTGGCCTTCATCTGTCACAATGTCTTTCCGCACGAACCGTTTCCCGGGGCGCGCGGACTGACCAGATTCGCGCTGGCCCCAGGCGATGCGTGGCTGGTCCATTCTGAAAACGACCGACGAGACCTGGAGTCGCTGACCCTGCAAGGCCAAACCCTTCTGGTCCCCCAACCTCCAGGGAAAGGGTTCGGCGAACCGATCGACAAAGAGGAGGCGAAAAGCCGTCTTGGCCTCTCCGGAAACACCCTCCTCTTCTTCGGTCTGATTCGCCGTTACAAAGGACTTCCTGGGCTGCTCCAGGCGATGCCTCGCATCCTCCAGAGCTTAGACTGTACCCTACTCGTGGTCGGAGAGTTCTACGAGGGGAAAGACCACTGTCTGGAACTCATCGGCAACTTAGGCCTCGCGTCGCGCGTCCGGGTCGTCGATCGCTTCGTTCCAGACAACGAAGTCGGCCTCTACTTTTCCGCAGCCGACTTGGTCGTGCTCCCCTACGAATCGGCTACCCAAAGCGCCATCGTCCCGATCGCCTATGCCTTTGAGCGGCCGGTGCTGGCCACTCGTGTGGGCGGGCTGCCGGAGGCTATCCGTGACGGGGAAACCGGCATTCTCGTCGAACCGCGCAATTCAACCGCCCTGGCAGAGGCGATCATCCGCTTCTACAAGGAAGACGTGGGGAGCATATTTCGCCGGCATATCCTGAAACAGCAACACTTTTCCTGGGGGGAACTGGCTATCGCGCTGGAAGCCGCGGCGACCAGCCACACCTCATACTGA
- the acs gene encoding acetate--CoA ligase gives MTRRTSRTDTPVSAPLKERRKFRPPTAFVKRAIVKKPAVYQEASKDPVRFWERQAKTLDWFKPWRRVLQWKAPHAKWFAGGKLNVAYNCLDRHVNGPLRTKAALIWEGEPGDTRTLTYWDLYREVNRFAAALKRHGVKKGDRVTIYMPMIPEVAIAMLACARIGAPHSVIFGGFSPEAVRDRILDADSALVITADGGYRRGAVVPLKKNTDEALRACPGVKTVIVVKRTGQAIEMQPGRDVWWTDFIKDAPAKCAPEIMDAEDMLFLLYTSGSTGKPKGIIHTTGGYLTGVVATHKWVFDIQNNDVYWCTADVGWVTGHSYVVYGPLANGATTVMYEGTPDYPDKDRFWRLIEKHGITICYTAPTAIRTFMKWGEEYPRRCDLSSLRLLGSVGEPINPEAWVWYWKVIGGGRCPVVDTWWQTETGHILITPLPGMTTLKPGSAAKPFPGIDAEVVDENGRPATTGYLVLRQPWPGMLRGIWGDPDRYVKQYWSNYKGIYFTGDGASRDKDGDFWLLGRVDDVMNVSGHRVSTVEVESALVDHPCVAEAAVIGRTHEIKGQAVAAFVTIRDGTKPTPELQAEIKAHVVKKIGAFARPDDLIFTAELPKTRSGKIMRRLLRDIAEGRALGDTTTLADANVVAELKAKYEDQ, from the coding sequence TTCTGGGAGCGCCAGGCCAAGACCCTTGACTGGTTCAAACCCTGGAGGCGGGTGCTGCAGTGGAAGGCCCCGCACGCTAAGTGGTTTGCGGGCGGTAAGCTGAACGTCGCCTATAACTGTCTCGACCGTCATGTGAACGGCCCCCTGCGCACCAAGGCCGCCCTCATCTGGGAGGGAGAGCCCGGCGATACTCGGACCCTCACCTATTGGGATCTCTATCGTGAGGTCAACCGCTTCGCGGCGGCCCTCAAGCGACACGGCGTCAAGAAAGGGGATCGGGTCACCATCTATATGCCGATGATCCCGGAGGTCGCCATCGCCATGCTGGCGTGCGCGCGCATCGGCGCGCCTCACAGCGTGATCTTCGGCGGATTCTCACCGGAGGCGGTCCGTGACCGGATCCTCGACGCCGACTCGGCCCTCGTGATTACGGCCGACGGCGGCTATCGTCGTGGCGCGGTGGTGCCGCTCAAGAAGAACACCGACGAAGCGCTTCGGGCGTGCCCCGGCGTCAAGACGGTGATTGTGGTAAAGCGGACCGGGCAGGCCATAGAGATGCAGCCGGGCCGGGACGTCTGGTGGACCGATTTCATCAAGGACGCCCCGGCCAAATGCGCCCCCGAGATCATGGATGCCGAAGATATGCTCTTTCTCCTCTATACCTCCGGTTCGACCGGCAAGCCGAAGGGGATCATCCACACGACGGGCGGCTACCTGACCGGAGTGGTTGCCACGCACAAGTGGGTCTTCGATATTCAGAACAACGATGTCTACTGGTGCACCGCCGATGTGGGCTGGGTCACGGGTCATTCATACGTCGTCTATGGGCCGCTGGCCAACGGGGCCACCACCGTCATGTACGAGGGCACCCCGGACTACCCGGATAAGGATCGCTTCTGGCGTCTCATCGAGAAGCACGGGATTACGATCTGCTACACGGCGCCGACGGCCATCCGCACCTTTATGAAGTGGGGCGAGGAGTACCCGAGGCGCTGCGATCTCTCCAGCCTCCGCCTGCTCGGCAGCGTCGGCGAGCCGATCAATCCCGAGGCGTGGGTCTGGTACTGGAAGGTGATCGGCGGCGGCCGCTGCCCGGTGGTGGACACCTGGTGGCAGACTGAGACCGGCCACATCCTGATCACGCCGCTCCCGGGGATGACCACGCTCAAGCCCGGCTCGGCTGCCAAGCCCTTCCCGGGAATCGACGCGGAGGTCGTCGATGAGAACGGCAGACCAGCCACGACCGGATACCTCGTACTACGTCAGCCCTGGCCCGGTATGCTCCGCGGGATCTGGGGCGACCCTGACCGCTACGTCAAGCAGTACTGGTCGAATTATAAAGGTATCTACTTCACCGGTGACGGAGCCAGTCGGGACAAGGATGGCGATTTCTGGCTGCTGGGTCGCGTCGATGACGTGATGAACGTGTCGGGACATCGTGTCTCGACGGTGGAGGTGGAATCGGCCCTCGTGGATCACCCGTGCGTGGCTGAAGCAGCCGTCATCGGTCGCACCCACGAGATCAAGGGGCAGGCTGTCGCCGCCTTTGTAACCATCCGGGACGGCACTAAACCCACCCCAGAGCTTCAGGCGGAGATCAAGGCGCATGTCGTCAAGAAGATCGGCGCCTTCGCCAGGCCGGACGACCTGATCTTTACGGCCGAGCTGCCCAAAACCCGCAGCGGCAAGATCATGCGCCGCCTGCTGCGTGATATTGCCGAAGGCCGGGCGCTGGGCGATACCACCACGCTGGCAGACGCCAATGTGGTGGCCGAGTTGAAAGCCAAGTACGAAGACCAGTAG
- a CDS encoding DUF1318 domain-containing protein, with amino-acid sequence MRRYRKQLTMLTLSALFSFAACAVITVNVYFPEKDVKSAYKSLEEELLQPAPKKEKNAAPVEPPTSGLRQERQTLLAVIRAWRMTLVTEAMAQDDLSRRIAQEIKGYPEVIAAYRGIGQRLARLNQLRDQGLVGEAKDGKAILRANPPQVGEAEAALLQEENRDREVVINGMAKAILKLTQQEGTPANLARVRTDAADTFASIRRDAAHPGWWVQLPNGTWTHK; translated from the coding sequence ATGCGCCGGTACCGAAAACAGCTTACGATGCTCACCCTGAGCGCTCTATTCAGCTTCGCCGCGTGCGCGGTCATTACGGTCAACGTCTATTTTCCGGAAAAGGATGTCAAGTCGGCCTACAAGTCGCTGGAAGAGGAGCTGCTTCAGCCGGCTCCGAAGAAGGAAAAGAATGCAGCGCCGGTAGAGCCGCCAACGTCCGGCCTGCGGCAAGAGCGGCAAACCCTGCTGGCCGTCATCCGTGCATGGCGAATGACGTTGGTGACCGAAGCCATGGCCCAGGACGATCTCTCGCGGCGGATTGCGCAGGAGATTAAGGGCTATCCTGAGGTAATCGCCGCGTATAGGGGGATCGGGCAGCGACTCGCCCGGCTGAATCAGCTTCGAGATCAGGGATTGGTGGGTGAGGCGAAAGATGGGAAGGCGATCTTACGCGCGAATCCCCCCCAGGTGGGCGAGGCGGAAGCCGCGCTGCTGCAGGAGGAAAACAGGGACCGCGAGGTCGTCATCAACGGAATGGCCAAGGCGATCCTCAAGCTGACCCAGCAAGAAGGAACCCCTGCGAATCTGGCGAGGGTGAGGACGGATGCCGCCGACACCTTTGCGTCGATCCGCCGCGACGCGGCTCACCCGGGCTGGTGGGTACAGCTTCCGAACGGAACCTGGACGCACAAGTAA
- a CDS encoding sialidase family protein, with amino-acid sequence MTQTTRVLFILAMCIAFTSGCVSQPRVPPTRPVAEKLQAPREGPEFPSLMAALGPKGELYLVFHTIDRDTKLLQALFARSTDLGVTWDKSPVQLFSTTDQDVSVSLPIIQTDEKGGIYLVWRWKRQGIKHIFFTRSLDGGRTWPGQPTQLAIPGQPFAPLMDVDPTGHLSLLWQDEEQGKKGFWFVGSIDSGATWQAEPVRLTASSPSTARLYTPGLTSDGRGHVYAVWHEVDHSPPHFTHSIKLNRSADFGATWLPSAETVYSTPHHSPPWPVHPSLFAESDGHVYLLWQEYDSTGIYDLYFIRSDDAGVTWHPKVRLNTTPPREAMARHHQLAFDGRGNLYAVWVSEHDQDTMIAFRRSTDFGETWGPELRLDERKRGVNALSPVIVTDVKGHVVTVWQQEERKGWGVYTNRSDDFGVTWLPRPLRLDTLPERASHPRLIQLLSDRTGHPYVVWRGDPFGKEDFFMTRSTDHGKSWLPKEQWLTDPSELHLRQAAVQDGGPPSRP; translated from the coding sequence ACTGCAAGCTCCCAGGGAAGGACCGGAGTTTCCAAGCCTCATGGCCGCCCTCGGTCCCAAAGGCGAGCTGTACCTGGTCTTTCACACGATCGACAGGGACACCAAGCTTCTTCAAGCCCTGTTCGCTCGCTCGACCGATCTTGGAGTAACCTGGGACAAGTCCCCTGTCCAGCTCTTCAGCACCACCGATCAAGACGTCTCGGTGAGTCTTCCGATCATCCAGACTGATGAAAAAGGGGGCATCTACCTTGTCTGGCGATGGAAGCGCCAGGGGATCAAACACATCTTTTTCACTCGATCGCTCGATGGGGGCCGGACGTGGCCTGGCCAGCCGACCCAGTTGGCGATTCCCGGCCAACCGTTCGCGCCCCTGATGGATGTCGATCCCACAGGCCATCTCTCCCTTCTCTGGCAGGACGAAGAGCAAGGCAAAAAGGGGTTCTGGTTTGTCGGGTCGATCGATTCCGGCGCCACATGGCAGGCGGAACCGGTCCGGCTCACTGCCTCTTCCCCCTCGACGGCCCGCCTCTATACACCCGGTCTCACGTCAGACGGCAGAGGCCACGTCTACGCAGTCTGGCATGAAGTGGACCACAGCCCTCCTCACTTTACCCACTCGATCAAGCTGAATCGGTCGGCCGACTTTGGAGCCACGTGGCTGCCGTCCGCTGAGACGGTGTATAGTACGCCGCACCATAGTCCGCCGTGGCCGGTTCATCCTTCTCTGTTCGCGGAGAGCGACGGGCACGTCTACCTGCTCTGGCAGGAGTACGATTCTACCGGCATCTACGACCTCTACTTTATTCGCTCCGACGATGCCGGCGTGACGTGGCATCCGAAGGTCCGTCTGAACACGACCCCACCGCGGGAGGCGATGGCCCGACATCACCAGTTGGCCTTCGATGGCCGAGGGAATCTCTACGCGGTCTGGGTGTCAGAGCACGACCAAGACACCATGATCGCCTTTCGCCGCTCGACAGACTTCGGTGAAACCTGGGGTCCGGAACTACGCCTTGATGAGCGCAAGCGGGGCGTCAACGCTCTGTCCCCAGTCATCGTCACCGACGTGAAGGGCCATGTCGTTACAGTGTGGCAACAAGAGGAGCGGAAGGGGTGGGGTGTGTATACCAACCGGTCCGACGATTTCGGTGTCACCTGGCTTCCCCGGCCTCTCCGGTTGGATACCCTCCCCGAGCGCGCCTCGCATCCGCGCCTGATCCAGCTTTTGAGCGATCGGACTGGACACCCGTACGTCGTGTGGCGTGGAGATCCTTTTGGCAAGGAAGACTTCTTCATGACCCGTTCCACAGACCATGGCAAGAGCTGGCTACCGAAGGAGCAGTGGCTGACCGACCCCTCGGAGCTCCACCTTCGCCAGGCAGCGGTCCAGGACGGAGGACCGCCATCGCGCCCATGA
- a CDS encoding glycosyltransferase family 2 protein, translating into MTAGHPELSVVIPLYNEAESLPELHAALAAALLPFADRCEMIYVDDGSTDGSFEALKCLQEGDKRLKAIRLRSNQGKAVALTAGFREARGEVIITLDADLQDDPKEIPRFLQKLEEGYDLVSGWKATRRDPWSRRFLSAIFNRVTCRLTGVKLHDLNCGFKVYRRVVIQEMRLYGELHRFIPVLASWRGFRIGEIEVAHHPRKYGRSKYGAERIPRGFFDLLTVLILTRYTTRPLHFFGLLGVVVGLIGFGIVAYLSVGWLFGQWIGSRPLFILGTLMVIGGIQLVSFGLLAEMIVYGSNRESDPPIDVILK; encoded by the coding sequence ATGACGGCAGGCCATCCGGAACTCTCCGTGGTGATCCCACTGTACAACGAGGCCGAAAGCCTACCCGAACTGCACGCTGCGCTGGCAGCGGCCCTACTGCCGTTTGCCGACCGGTGCGAGATGATCTATGTGGACGACGGTAGCACCGACGGCTCGTTCGAGGCGTTGAAATGCCTGCAAGAGGGGGACAAGCGGCTCAAGGCCATTCGACTTCGGAGTAACCAGGGGAAAGCCGTGGCACTGACGGCTGGATTCCGGGAGGCCAGGGGCGAAGTGATCATCACCTTGGATGCCGATCTGCAAGACGATCCCAAGGAGATCCCCCGGTTCCTGCAAAAGTTGGAGGAGGGGTACGATCTGGTCTCTGGCTGGAAGGCGACGCGCCGCGATCCCTGGTCTCGGCGGTTCCTGTCGGCCATCTTCAATCGGGTCACCTGCCGGCTGACCGGGGTCAAGCTCCACGACCTCAACTGCGGGTTCAAGGTCTATCGACGCGTGGTGATTCAGGAAATGAGACTCTACGGGGAGCTTCACCGGTTTATCCCGGTACTGGCCAGTTGGCGTGGGTTCAGGATCGGTGAGATCGAGGTCGCGCACCACCCGAGAAAGTATGGCCGGTCGAAGTACGGGGCTGAGCGAATCCCGCGGGGCTTCTTCGACCTGCTGACGGTCCTGATACTCACCCGTTATACGACTCGCCCGCTTCACTTCTTCGGCTTGCTAGGTGTTGTCGTGGGGTTGATTGGCTTTGGCATCGTCGCCTACCTGTCGGTCGGCTGGCTGTTTGGTCAATGGATCGGGTCCCGTCCGCTCTTTATACTGGGTACCCTCATGGTCATTGGCGGGATTCAACTTGTCTCCTTTGGTCTCCTGGCAGAAATGATCGTCTACGGGTCAAACCGCGAAAGCGATCCCCCGATCGATGTCATCCTGAAATAA
- a CDS encoding dolichyl-phosphate beta-glucosyltransferase, protein MSIIIPAYNEANRIGASLHKIAVHFYGRTDHLEVIVVDDGSQDATSRIVESIAQAHPWIQLLRNAVNTGKGAAVRAGVLSAKENRIAFCDADLSAPIEELNELLTYLDKGFDIAISSRISGGPAKHVKRELFRRLMAVVFNRFVRFLLIRKIADTQCGLKAFTRPVALDLFAQQSITGFAFDVELLWRAQRAGHRIVEVPVSWVADPESRIRPWSDSLTMARDVISLWFHERVIPAWRGIAHG, encoded by the coding sequence TTGTCGATAATTATCCCGGCTTACAATGAGGCGAACCGCATCGGCGCCTCGCTTCACAAGATTGCGGTACACTTCTATGGGCGAACCGATCACCTCGAGGTAATCGTGGTTGACGATGGGAGCCAGGACGCGACGAGTCGCATCGTCGAATCGATAGCGCAGGCGCATCCTTGGATTCAGCTGCTACGGAATGCGGTGAACACCGGGAAAGGTGCCGCGGTAAGAGCGGGTGTGCTTTCTGCAAAGGAAAACAGGATTGCCTTCTGCGATGCCGATCTTTCCGCACCGATTGAAGAGCTCAACGAACTTCTCACCTATCTGGATAAGGGATTCGATATCGCCATCAGTTCCCGGATCTCTGGTGGTCCGGCGAAGCACGTGAAGCGTGAACTGTTCCGTCGCCTCATGGCAGTCGTCTTCAACCGGTTTGTGCGGTTCCTGCTCATTCGCAAGATTGCCGATACCCAGTGCGGCCTGAAGGCATTTACACGACCAGTTGCTCTGGACCTCTTTGCCCAGCAATCCATCACCGGATTTGCCTTTGATGTCGAACTCCTTTGGCGTGCGCAGCGGGCCGGCCACCGAATCGTCGAGGTCCCAGTCTCTTGGGTCGCCGACCCAGAGAGTCGGATTCGGCCGTGGAGTGATTCGCTGACCATGGCTCGCGACGTCATCAGTCTGTGGTTTCACGAGCGAGTCATCCCCGCCTGGCGCGGAATAGCACACGGCTAG